The Nicotiana tomentosiformis chromosome 2, ASM39032v3, whole genome shotgun sequence genome includes the window ttggtggttgactcgaggacgagcaacgtttaagtgtggggtggtgatgttaagccaaaatgctatacttttagcacattactcaccctatattttgttggtttagtgaGTTGTTATACGACATTTGAGCTAAATTGTATTCTTTTATGTATAGGAACATCAAAAGAAATCGTCGAACGAAAGTAGCacaaaaagagaataaaaatgcaagaaaagagcgcaaaagcatcaagtacccaaactGTGCTACAAATCAGGCTATGCGAGGTCTATAACCAGGTTGACCGtactatagaccaggcttcgcgaggtctatggCCAGATTGACCGCGCTATAGACTAGGCTTCgagaggtctatagccaggttggctgtgctatagaccaggcttcgtaAGGTCTATATacaggttgaccgcgctatagacaAGGCATCGCGAAGTCTATACCCAGgtcgaccgcgctatagaccaggcttcgcgaggtctatagccaagTTGACCACGCTACAGactaggcttcgcgaggtctatagcacgGTAATTAAAAGTCACGGGTTAAAAGATCCAAACCCGGATTTGGGCCGGGGGATTGATATAAATACTCCCCAAACGAGTTATTCTAGGGTTGGAcatgatttttgagaaaaaaaaggCTACCAAGCATTGTGGAGCAAGAATCAAACGAGTTTTCCCTTCCTTTATCTCTTTACTTTGTAGTTTAATGTATTTAAACATTATGttgattgttgttgtatttatgagtaGATAAACTCTTTAATctaaggtttgatggaacctattggaggatgattttctactgcgtttaatatagatttgcctttaatttttctctacttgttcaactatattttcaatgttgttaattgaagagctctcaattaactgtgcctatttagtatgtatattgctcgagagagagtacacatttaggtagttgttgaacaacaccactcctaacCTAGTTGAGAtatcaatacagagggtttaaaggagggattagagataacgaaaccttggtgcgatcgtcgTGAGCGGTgacttagtgccagctagcgtagttcgagagaatacgtttagtaaattttagtagttgctcgagagagagctacgacactCAAAGTATTCACGAACGGTAGAGAATATTTAGGCAAATTCATAGAAAACATAGCGGGGAAGATtctgacaataggggaaatcataaccttaCACCTTTCCAAATCTTGTCTACAGCATTTGCTTTGTTAATTATAAATTACTGCATTTTTAATTACTTTAATCTTAGTTAGTAAACTAGAAAATcgttatataatatttttaaaggttgattacttgaatttgTGCAAAGTTATTGGTTGTAATTAGTACGTTATTTCCCTGTGGGATTcaactccggacttgtaaacctgattatatttgcaaagaccgctagacctcttaggaggcatagttgggcgtgatcaaagtgtaacgacccagccggttattttgtgtattgtaccaagttcccctatttattacttctcccatgttcatttgtggttatgtgactttccgagGTACTTGGGATTGGTTTCGGGAAGGTTTCAGAGctaattgggatacttagtctcaaggttggaggcttaagttgaaaaagtttaccGAAGTTTGACTTAtatgtagacgactctggaatagaattttaatggttccgatagctttgtatggtgattttgaacttaggcatatgtccggatgttgatttggaggtccataggttgatttgatactttttggcgaaagttggaaaattaaagGTTGggaaggttgagagatttgaccgagagttgactttggtgatatcgggttcAGCTTTTTGTTACGAAAGTttgaataggtccattgtgtcagTTGGGACGAGTGTACAAAATTTGCGATCATTTGGAGTTGGGTTGgtatggttcgacatgagttttaggagttggaagttcattagtttcattaggcttgaattggggtgcgatttgtagttttggtgttgtttgatgtgatttgatgcttcgagtaggttcgtattgtattttgggacttgttggtatgtttggatggggtctcgggggcctcgggtgtgattcagattcaTTTTTTCTTGGAAGGATTGCTGAAGAAAATTTGATTGCtggtgttttcgcatctgcggtaggcttgaccgcaggtgcgactgCAAGATCGCATAAGCGAAGGGAAGGCTTGCATGGGGAGGTCCGCAGGTGTAGACAAATGGGCACATGTGTGCAAACGCAGATACGTAAGGAGTTCTGCAGAAGTAGAGTTTGACTGAATGGGCTTGAGTCGCAGATACGGAAGGGATCCGCAAATACGAATGCGCAGAAGCGAGGGAATGATCGCATAAACGGTCCTGCAGGTGTGGATTATGGAACACAAGTGCATATGGTCGGGGGTTTAATGAATTTTCGCACATGTGATGGTTTGTCCGCAGGTGCAGCGTCACATGTGTGACCTATTGAACTGCAAATACATATTTACTGGAAAGGATTATAAACGAGGGTTTGGTCTTTTCTTCTCATTTtggggattttggagctcggtctAGGGCAATATTTGGAGTGCTTTTCAccacaattgaagaggtaagtgaagtttaatcACTTTTGATGAAAAATATTGATTatccattgattattacacctagtttatgtgaatgtgaggtgaaatttgggaattttaggCTATggtattggagagtgagatttggtgatttgagggtcgatttgtggatggaattggataaaattagtatggttggactcgttattgaatgagtgTTAGGAATTTATGAATTTCGTCAGGTTTTGGGGTGCGGGCCCGGagttgactttgcatatttgattcaagactttagatttatcatttggaattgtttcctatggctattattgatggtattatgttatttttgctagattcgagccgtccggagttGGATTTGCGCGGGAAGGGCTtattagtggattgatttagcttgtttgaggtaagtgtcttacctaactttgtgcgagagaaactaccccttaggatttggattgattgtactatttggactatgtggaagacgtgtacataaGGTAAAaagtgtgtacatgggcttagATGTGAAAATTGACCAGTTTAGACTCTTGGGTTACTTATAAGCATTTCATTGAAGTCATTATTCATTGTTTTATCTTTCGTTGTCAGGTTtatttttacatgctttaattgaagttgttattacatgttctagttCCCATTGTCAAGGTTtttcttatatgcatttattagtagttgttgttacatgctaatctttccattgttgagttattcttatgcaTTTAGTCGTAGTTGCCATctcatgctatctcttttattgttaagcttatgttatgCATTAGAATTGGAAGATGTTGTTTCATGGAAATACTTTCATTGTCGAGTATTGAAGTAGTAGTTGTTGAAAGCTATTAACACGGTTGTGGTTgaaattgttggttattggaatacctttcgttgttgagttatttctctttcatttgttgttattgagattattttacacattgtggttgagccgttgGCTATATATTGTGGTAACATTAGTATTGTTGATTTGGAAAATATTGTttcatatgggcacatgtggtgtgtgttgattattgtattgtgatatcgatacgcatgcggtggtgtAAGGGTAGAAAttaaaatgcatgcggtgagataaggtgagaTTTATACGTGTGTTTTTAGTAAGGGAATTGCTTGAAGTCACACGGTGAGATAAGGAGGCTAAAATacgtgtagctattttggaaaaaaaatattttttataaataaatgaaaggcacacgcggtgatataaggaagattgtgattgtgacttgtgaaatgagaatatgaggtgtggtacctcggttgtgattcttgttgtacattctatgctCAAAAGGCTTGTTGATTTGAATGGTTATCATCTTTCCTTCATTGTTTTACTTGTATTTTCAGGATACTTGATCACTTGTTGTTCCTATAATATGTTTACTATTTATTGACCTTTATTGCCTTAATTTTTGTTGTTAGCCTTATATCATTGTATTGTTCTATTATCATTTATTTCTTTGCTTTCCGTTATTAGATTATGTTAATATTTTGTtcaggtttctatgtctagtaggtgtcatgATCTggcttcgtcactactctaccgaggtttagacttgatacttattggataccgttgtggtatattcatgctatgcttctgcatatttttgtgcagatccatgtacttctGCTCGTACCGGATGCCAGTGATTTGATCCAGAtatttcggagacttcaaggaatACTTGCTTGACGctcgtaggcctcggagtcaccttctgttattgATTTTACTACTGTTTATCTTCTTATCAAACAATGTTGTATTAGAGATTCTCAGTATATttcaatagagcttatgactcagttccaccggtttgaGGATATTGTAACTGTTGTACCATTTTGACTTCATTATGACGGTTATTAGTTTAATTTGCCATCTTAGTTGTAAATTCTGTTAAATTCTaaatgtatgttaggcttacctagttttagaaactaggtgccatcatgacatcgaGATAGAGAGGTAACTATTCAACACGTGCCGAGAAAAGAAAATAAGAGAGTTGATACATTAGCAGCCTTAGCTTTTACATTATCTTTGCCTCATCCAACACAAATTGTTATTTGCCAAAGATGGTAGTTCCTCCACCAAATGactacgaagaagaagaagaaagcaaagTTGAGCATCTCACTACTGTTCTTGGGGTTGAAATTGAAGATTGGCGACAACCATTAATTGATTATCTTTGTTATAGGATATTTCCAGAAAATCCCCGAAGGAAGACAGAAATTCGAAGTAGAGCCCATCATTTTCTTTATTACAAATATACACTCTACAGATGATCATTTGATGGAGTGCTCTTACATTGTTTAGGGACTGGTGAATCCCTTCAAGTCCTGCAAGAAACACATTCTGGAGTATGTGGAACACATCAATCTAGGCCAAAActtcattttcacataaaaagaaTGGGGTATTATTGGCCAACCATGGTAAAAGATTGTTTAGATTATGCTCGAAGGTGTAAATCTTGCCAATTCCATGCTAACTTCATACATCAACCACCTGAAGTATCGCACCCAACTGTTGACTCTTGGTCATCCGATGCTTGGGGTTTGGATGTTGTTGGTCCATTGCCAAAGTCTTCTGGGGGACATTTGTACATTTTGGCTGCAACTAATTACTTCTCAAAGTGAGCTGAAGTTGTTTCTCTTaaagaagtaaagaaggaaaatgtggcTAACTTCATCCTAGTCAATATTATCTATCATTTTGGCATTCCTCGATATATATTGACGTACAATGGTAAGGTATTTGATAATAAGTTGATGAATAAAATATGTGCTCTTTTTGGCTTCAAGCAACGCAATTCCTCCATGTATTATGTCACTGCCAATGGACTTGATGAAGTATTTAACACGACGCTTTGCAGCTTGTTAAAGAATGTTGTCTCTAAGTCTAAGAGAGATTGGCAAAAGAGAATGGAAGAAGCTCTTTTGGCATATAGGACCACATATAGCACACTAATGCATGCGACTCCTTATTCACTTGTTTATGGAGTTAAAACAGTCCTTCCACTTGAGCGTCAAATACCATTGTTATGGCTTGCCATTCAAGAAGAACTCACTAATGAAGAAAATGCTCGCTTACGCCTTGAAGAATTGGAAGCTCTTGATGAAAAGAGGCTAGAAGCTCAACAAAGCCTTGAATATTATCAAGCCCGCTTATCTCGATCTTTTAACAAAAGGTTGTGCCTTAGATCTTTCTAAGTGGGTGACCAAGTTCTTGGGGTTAAAAGGCCTATTATTATATCTCATCGATCTGGAGGCAACTTCTCTGCTAAGTGGGATCAGCCATATATTGTACAAGAGGTATACTCAAGTGGCACTTACAAGATAGTTGACTCAGAAGGTTTGCGGATTGGCCCCATCAATGGGAAATTCATGGAGAGATACTATCCTTGAAGAAAATAAATACGTTCCTTAATGCACGAGCATAAACTACATGTTACTCCTGGCTTGCAAGAGTATAAACTATGCACGGTCCAAACCAAAAAAGCCTGCCATGTTGAAAACCTCGAAAAAGgaggcctaggcaaaagttaggacttTAAAAAAAACTCATCCATTTCTAACTacagtatgacttgatcctcttcaccgatgTACGTATGTTGCTTAGAGTTTTATTCTAAGTTCAGTCAtatgagttaaaataaaattcaaTACAGAAGGCATTATTTGAATAAAGTATGATGGAATATAATTCACTTGATTGACACTTGAAAATAATGTGTGCATGTATTCTTTTGTTGAACTATGTGTCTTATCAGATATTGATGGCTCAATGGGGGCAAGCCCTTCATGCCAAATTGAGGTCTCTGATGGAATGATTGTAGTCTTTTAGTAAGAGGCTAAATCTTCAATTTGAAGTCTCCAATACTAAGTCAAGTTGATTTTGTCAAAGTCTGTTACATCATCAATTTGAAGTATTCAAGCCCACTAGGTCTTAAAGTTGCAGTCTTCAAGTCCGCCAAGTCTTCAAATCTATAAAGTATTAAAAAAAGAGCTCACTTGATATGAACTATGTAATTACTTGATCCTCTTCATCGAGGTACATAGGCATATTaaagttttattttaaattcagtCACCTTaataaaaagaaaagtaaggtTTTTCTTTAGGATATGTGGATAAACTACAAAGTCCCTATCGTTGAAGCACATAAATGAAAAGGAAAGCAAGAACAAAAGGGAACATCAGTGAGAATGCGCAATATAAAGTGAAACGAAAGAAGTTTTATTGTTGATGAGAACATCTACCAATCAATCAAAtgcaagaagaaagggaaaaacAAATATAACAGTGTTTATAGACTAGTCTAAACACAACTTGTAGTTGGCTAAATCCTTGAGCATAACTTTCaagtatttcttcttcttcttctccaaaTCGGCCAAGTCATCAGCAGTCAACAAGGCAACATTGCAACATGAGTCATATTCCTTTCTAGTAGTTGAGGCTCCTAACTTGTTTTTTTTCAACTTCTTTCTCAACAACTTCTAGAAGGACTTCTAAATTCTTCTCTTTTTTATTCTCTATCTTCTCTTTCACTGTAACTAAGGACTGGCGGATATATGACACTTCTCTAgccttctcttctttttcttcaatcatGGCATTAGTAAGGTGTACCTCAACTTCTAATATTGTAGTCTCCTCAATCTTCTCAGATAAAGCAGATCGTGTCTTATCATATGAAGTAGCAAGCTCAAAAAGGGACTACAATAAGTTTCTCAAAGGGGAAATATCCACATCATCCCCATCCATTGCCTCAAGGATCATTTTAGTATTCTTTTCAAGCTCAGAGACCTTGTCTGCATCACTACCTTTTAGCTTACACTAGATCGAAGTCCAAAACATCAATATAAACTCCTTTCGAATATCCAAGACAACcttttttccataaaaatggaaGTTGCAACTGTTGGTTGTTCACACGAATCAGAGCCAACTTTTCCCTAATTCCATCACGAGAAATAGAAGTTGCCTCTTGATCTGCTTTTAGTTGTGGAAGATGATTTCTATGGGTCTGGCCTTGCTATAGATTCACCACTATCTTGTGTCCTTCCTCGTTGCAATGCTCCAATGTTATTTGGCTGCAAAAAAATGTAAGAAAATTTTAGCAAAGTCATTTGGCCAGGgttcaaaaataaaaagtttacgTTTTCTTTTACCTTCTCGTTACAAGCTGTTAGTGTTCTTGAAGGGATATCAACTTTTTGGACCTCTACGACTCCATATGGGTTAGGCCTTTTCTTTTTCCAACAGTGAACTCCTTTGCTGACATCACTCTCCTCTTGGGATAGTCTCTTGTTAGAGGCATCAACAACTACAACCAATGGAATGAGACTTTTGTCAACTGAAGTGTGGATCTTTTCTCTTTGAATTTCTTTGTGTAGCTGAGGTCCATTGCATATGCATGTCTCAACTACCTTAGACTTTAAAGCGAGAAGCTTATCAATCATTATGACATCCTTGTTGCGCTCTTGAAGAGTATTTGTAATTGGGTCAACAGTATTCATCAAAAATTATAAGTGGTCTTCAAGAAAACTTCCATGCACCCTTGCCCACCAAGATCTATAGTTAGACGATGCAAATTTCTTTATGTGGGACCCAAAAGGAGGAAATACTTCCCTTGACTTAGATCTAGTCGACACACAAATTCGTACAAGTCTTAACCCTTCTTCTAATGAGGCCTCACGAAAATCTCGCTCTAATCAACCAGGGGTATCTTGATAAAAAACAAATTGGCGGCTAAATCGATGATGGTTATAAGGTTCAATAATAAAGTTGACTTCATCCCTCAAAGGAAGATAATTCGAGTGAatactcataaataaatttaaCTCGAACTCGTCTGCCTTACCATAGTCATATACGGATCAGATCTGTGGGGCATCGTCGAAGTCTAAATGATATTTTCTCCATTATGGATATGCTTCCTTGCTTCCTTTTTCCCAAAATATCTAGCACCTTCACCAGAACATGTGTCCATAAGAGGAACAACCGTCCCCTTTGCGTAAGAGAAATGAGTCTTAAAGTAACGGGCTAACCAACCATACACATAATGGGCTAGAAAGTAAGCTTGGGCAGGATCAAGAAATGAGCACTTTGAAATCACATTTAAACCCTTATATATGCTAGCTAAGACCAGGACTGTGAGGCTAAATCTTTGTCCACAAGCCAGATGACACGCGGTCTTAAAGGTCCCAAGATGAATGAAGTCGCCTTCATTTAAAGGGAGCATAAAAATACAT containing:
- the LOC138906119 gene encoding uncharacterized protein, with the translated sequence MNKICALFGFKQRNSSMYYVTANGLDEVFNTTLCSLLKNVVSKSKRDWQKRMEEALLAYRTTYSTLMHATPYSLVYGVKTVLPLERQIPLLWLAIQEELTNEENARLRLEELEALDEKRLEAQQSLEYYQARLSRSFNKRPIIISHRSGGNFSAKWDQPYIVQEVYSSGTYKIVDSEDIDGSMGASPSCQIEVSDGMIVVF